In the genome of Taeniopygia guttata chromosome 26, bTaeGut7.mat, whole genome shotgun sequence, one region contains:
- the AMPD1 gene encoding AMP deaminase 1 has translation MSRVRIPDMDESLRSFAEKIFASEVKDEESRGEISHFDVEEICPISRQEMTVHMMLQEASSTVEMRRKKLSRMKTTVVAPPMAPGAAASPAVPDATFACPQYQTVPDFQRVQITGDYASGVTVEDFEVVCRGLYRALCIREKNMQQSLQRFPKTPSQYLRTIEGEPWKPSAAGPVFTPPAKDGQDPLDSGKLPENLGYHVQMKDGIVYVYADKAAAERNEPKDLPYPSLEHFIDDMNFLLVLIAQGPVKTYTHRRLKFLSSKFQVHEMLNEMEEMKELKNNPHRDFYNCRKVDTHIHAAACMNQKHLLRFIKKSYCVDADRVVYNAKGKQLTLKQLFQQLKLHPYDLTVDSLDVHAGRQTFQRFDKFNDKYNPVGASELRDLYLKTENAINGEYFATIIKEVGSDLEDAKYQHTEPRLSIYGRSPEEWAKLASWFNTHRVYSPNMKWMIQVPRIYDVFRSKNFLPHFGKMLEYIFVPVFEATVNPQAHKELSVFLRHITGFDSVDDESKHSGHMFSTKSPKPEEWTSQKNPSYTYYIYYMYANILVLNNLRRQHGMNTFLFRPHCGEAGAITHLLAAFMTADNISHGLNLKKSPVLQYLYFLARIPIAMSPLSNNSLFLEYAKNPLLDFHQKGLMVSLSTDDPMQFHYTKEPLMEEYAIAAQVFKLSTCDMCEIARNSVLQCGLSHEEKVKFLGENYQEDGPDGNDIRKTNVAQIRVAYRYETWCYELNLIAEGLKNE, from the exons ATATGGACGAGTCCCTGCGCTCCTTCGCCGAGAAGATTTTTGCCTCCGAGGTGAAGGATGAGGAGTCCAGGGGAGAAATCTCTCATTTTGATGTGGAAGAGATCTGCCCCATCTCCCGCCAGGAAATGACAGTGCACATGATGCTCCAGGAGGCCAGTTCCACAGTGGAAATGCG CAGGAAGAAGCTGAGCCGCATGAAGACGACTGTGGTGGCACCACCCATGGCCCCGggggcagcagccagcccggcTGTCCCCGATGCCACCTTCGCCTGCCCCCAGTACCAGACTGTGCCCGACTTCCAGCGGGTGCAGATCACTGGGGATTACGCCTCTGGG GTGACAGTGGAAGACTTTGAAGTGGTGTGCAGGGGTCTGTACCGGGCGCTGTGCATCCGGGAGAAGAACATGCAGCAGTCGCTGCAGAGGTTCCCCAAGACACCCTCGCAGTACCTGCGCACCATCGAGGGCGAGCCCTGGAAACCCAGTGCCGCTGGCCCAG TGTTCACCCCGCCAGCGAAGGATGGACAGGATCCCCTGGACAGTGGGAAGCTCCCTGAGAACCTGGGGTACCACGTGCAGATGAAGGACGGGATAGTTTATGTCTATGCAGACAAGGCAGCGGCTGAGAGAAATGAGCCAAAGGACCTGCCCTACCCCAGCCTCGAGCACTTCATTGATGACATGAACTTCCTCCTGGTCCTGATCGCACAGGGGCCTGT GAAGACCTACACTCACCGGCGCCTCAAGTTCCTCTCGTCCAAGTTCCAAGTGCATGAAATGCTCAATGAGATGGAGGAGATGAAGGAGCTGAAGAACAACCCCCACCGTGACTTCTACAACTGCAGGAAG GTGGACACGCACATCCATGCTGCAGCCTGCATGAACCAGAAGCACCTTCTACGTTTCATCAAGAAATCCTACTGCGTGGATGCCGACCGCGTGGTCTATAATGCCAAGGGCAAACAGCTCACCCTGAAacagcttttccagcagctcAAACTGCACCCCTATGACCTGACAGTGGACTCCCTGGATGTCCATGCT ggccgGCAGACATTTCAGCGCTTTGACAAGTTCAATGACAAGTACAACCCGGTGGGGGCCAGTGAGCTGCGGGACCTCTACCTGAAGACGGAGAACGCCATCAACGGCGAGTATTTTGCTACCATCATCAAG GAGGTTGGCTCTGACCTGGAGGATGCCAAGTACCAGCACACGGAGCCCCGGCTCTCGATCTATGGGCGGTCGCCTGAGGAGTGGGCCAAGCTGGCCAGCTGGTTCAACACCCACCGGGTCTATTCCCCCAACATGAAGTGGATGATCCAAGTCCCCAGGATTTA TGACGTGTTCAGGTCTAAGAATTTCCTTCCCCACTTTGGGAAAATGCTGGAATATATCTTTGTTCCTGTGTTTGAGGCAACTGTCAATCCCCAAGCCCACAAAGAGCTGAGTGTCTTTCTACGCCAC ATCACGGGCTTTGACAGCGTGGATGATGAATCCAAGCACAGCGGACACATGTTCAGCACTAAAAGCCCAAAGCCGGAGGAGTGGACTTCCCAGAAGAACCCATCCTACACCTACTACATCTACTACATGTATGCCAACATCCTGGTGCTGAACAACCTGCGGAG gcagcATGGCATGAACACGTTCCTGTTCCGCCCGCACTGCGGCGAGGCCGGGGCCATCACACACCTGCTGGCGGCCTTCATGACAGCTGACAACATCTCCCACGGGCTCAACCTCAAGAAG AGCCCGGTGCTGCAGTATCTGTACTTCCTTGCCCGAATTCCCATTGCCATGTCCCCACTCAGCAACAACAGCCTCTTCCTGGAGTACGCCAAGAATCCCTTGCTGGACTTCCACCAGAAAGGGCTCATGGTGTCCCTTTCTACAGACGACCCCATGCAGTTTCACTACACCAAG GAGCCCCTCATGGAGGAGTACGCCATCGCTGCCCAGGTGTTCAAGCTCAGCACCTGTGACATGTGCGAGATCGCTAGGAACAGCGTCCTGCAGTGTGGCCTGTCCCACGAG GAGAAAGTGAAGTTCCTGGGTGAAAACTACCAGGAAGACGGGCCCGATGGCAACGACATACGGAAGACGAACGTGGCTCAGATCCGCGTGGCCTATCGCTACGAGACCTGGTGCTACGAGCTCAACCTCATCGCCGAGGGGCTGAAGAACGAATAG